The genomic stretch AAGGTTTTGAGGGAGTGGGTGGAAGCATGATCATTGTTGACTGGAGCCCACAGTTGTAAGTGTAGATGCCCATCAGCTCGGGGGCCATGCCTCCTTTAGGTTTGGTGGCTCCTGTGCCATGCGTGGGACAGGTTGCCATGATTCTGCTTGTATGCACACTATAGCCATCTCCTTTTAGAATTTTTGCTCCATTTACCCCTCCAGCCACACTAGAGAGGGCTTTTCTCCTCCAGGATTTACAGACATCTCTCTCTGACTTAATTAGCACATTTCAACACTCCAGTAGGGAAACAAGACAGTACCTAATTTCAAAAACCTGCTTCTGTTATGTTTCTGCTCAAGTATCCTCTCTTTTCCATGGAGTTTGcgattttagaaataaaagccaAGATGATCAGCATGCTATTTCTGCTATGCCCTGCCGGGCTCTTCCACTGGCCAGTGAACAGAGGGTCTGCTACCCAGTTGAACGCAGAAGGGAAAGggtgaaataaaggaagaaaaggaaaaaaatgaacaggaaCAGATTAACATCTCAAAGTATCCTGCCACATTTGAAAGATGTGAGAGTTGAATTCATGGGAAAGGTTCTGCTGGGAAAAAGGAGTTGTTCTTGAAAATGGGGTCTGTGCTGTTGCAGAGACTGTTGAACCTAGGTCCACGGAATGCTCTGATGTCATCATTGAGGTTAGAGAATTCTGCTGTAGGCCTGGCAACCTTTGAAACTTAACAGCCCTGGTGAGCACTAAGCAGTACTGCTGGTTCACTAAGTGGTCCAAGTTCTTCAGCCATTTAGGAGACTtgactatttttatttgtattgaaTCATTTCAACGGATTTCCCAAAAGCCAAGAAGGGCCAACCTGTGGGGAAGAGGAGTAGTTGGACGTGAGGCATCTTCTAAGGGAATCTTCCAGTTGGTACGATGAGACGGCGACAAAAGAGGAAACATCTGGAAAGTGAAGAGTCCCAGGAAACTGCCGAGAAGGGAGGAGGTATGTGGGGGGCAACTTGTCTGGGGCACATGGGTTTCTGCCAAACTGAGCCTTCTCTAGGAAGGGGGGGACTGAGAACGCGTCACCTGTGAAGCAGGGTGCGAGAGACCTTGTCTCACTGATGCTGCCGTATCCACGCGGAGGGTCCCTGTGGTGTGAGACGGCACAGAACGGCCAGGTGCCCCTGGGAGATGGGAGGTCAGCTCCGCTGGTCTGAGGACCCTCTCCTGGGGCTGCCGGGCCTGGAGCTTTGTCGGACTCACAGCAGGCTGTATCGTGCTTGCACAGACCTAGAGGTGCAGCTTTTCTCAGTCCCCGAGTTCTCTCTTATTCTCTTTGATCTTCCCCTGGGGTCATGAGGTGGGGGGTGTGAAGGATGCAAGGATGCTGAGAGAGACCCCTGAGCTGCTTGGCCCCTTttaccaaagtggaaagagaAGCCCCATGAGTTGAAGGCCTTGTTGAAAAATATCTTGAGAAGTGGAATGCTGTTCGAAAGGAGATTGTTTGTCTAGGGATGGTGTCATTGAAAGTAAGGAGGTTTTATTCCTTCGACAGGAAGAATTTCCCAAAGGAGatcaagggaagggaagggcttTCCAGAGACTGAGACCGCATGGGCGGGGGGTGAGAGATGTCCTCAGGGTCCTGCGGGGAGCTCTGAGAGCCACGGGCCACGTGGTGCCTGCGTGCCTTAAATGTAGGCGAGTAGCTTGCCCTGGGAGAGGGGTGGTCACGTGAGGAAGTGGGGCAGAGTGGAGCCTACCCCAGAGTTCCAGCTGGAGGCCTCTGCCCCAGATTAGAGCCCAGTAGCTCCTACCAGCCCCAGGGCCCTGGAGACTAGGATGGGCCCTGGGAGTGGAGGTCTAGACAGCAGGCAGATTTTCAGGCAGTGGCTGGGACAGGCTGGGGAAGGCAATGACTGCCCCTGCCCTGAgcattcagaatatttttctctatgttccagtgtgtgtgtgtgtgtgtgtgtgtgtgtgtgtgtgtgtgtgtgtgtgtgtgtgtgcggtaGTGGAGAGAAGAGCGGGATGAATGGGGGTAGAGTGCTCATCAGATATAAAGTCTGCATGGTAAAGTTCTTGTCACCCTGCCTGGACCTGGGTGACACTCGGTGTGTACAGAATTCTTGTTAGGGGTGTTTTATGAGACAGTAACTCATACACCCATGTACACTCTGATACAGCAAATATATCACACACCCCACATATAACTTCCTTATTAAACCACACACAGCACATGTAGGTATATACACGCATCACTCCTGTACTACGTTCTCATACAACCCACCTGTGTCACAATCCTCTCCTCCAACACCAAACGCTGGAGATGAGATatgtatatagacacacacactatatatatacgacacacactatatatatatgtatctcctcAACTCTCGCAAACACAGCTAACTTCAGCTATCTCCAAATACGTCTGTAAGAACCAGTCACATGTCATACACACCACACTTACAACACATTCTTTAGCGATGCCAGACCCGCTTTGTACAAACCACAGTAAAGCACAGTCTCACTAACCCATGtcagggttgccagataaaatatgggctgtccagttaaatttgaattccagataaacaacaagtaaTTTTTCAGTAtgagtatgtcccaaatattgtatGGGCCATACTTACACGAAAAATAAGTAAGACCAAATACTGCATGGGAATACTTACACTACAAAATTATTCTGGGtttatctgaaattgaaatttaaccGGGTGccctgtatttttgtttgctaatCTGGCAACCCTTATATACTTACCGCCAGCTGatgtgttatatatttattgtattgttgtttAGTGTTTGTCTTCCTCTACTAGAATGTGCGGCCTTACCAGAGACTAGAACAATGGAAGAGTGCCGGATACATAGGAGTAGCTGCTTACTGAaccttggtgaatgaatgaatgaacacacacCATAAATACAAGCCACACCGTGTGATGAGGAAAAGTTACATGTCCCAGAATTCCTGACTTGTGAACAGAAATCATGCACACAGAGGCCacagatacagatacacacaTCTGCACTGTGCTCCCCACGCCAACCCCACACTTACCACAGACTTAAGTGATACACATCACTCACTCTTCACACATACTCACAGTCACCACCTAGGCCCACATTACCCACAAGACACTGACAGAATAAGtattgattttaattaaatactGGAGTATCCACTGGGAACCACACTCTCAACTGTGTGTATTCACTGCACCTGACACGTGTCAGAccgtcagtaaatatttgtggacagAGGATTGAGGAACCCACCCTGAGCCTTTCATTCCTCCCTCAGGAATCTCGAAGTCACAAGAGGATCCCGCTCGGCTTGGATCCCCTGTGGTGGCCCAAGGCTGCAGCCCAGGGGCAGGGGAGGTCTCCTCTGCCTCTGAATACTTATGTGCTTCTTCTCCACGCAAGCTCATCCGCGGTGGTAAGGGCGCGGGGCTCCTCGGGTGACGGGCTGCTtggctgggaggcaggaggcaCACAGGTCCCAGGGAGGCTGAGAGGAAACCCAGGGTCATCAGAGGCGCTGAGGGCTCTGTGGAGGAGCCTGAGCAGGATGGCTGAGCTGTACGAGGGCGTGGATCTCAGCTGAGTCTGGGGGCGTGTGAATCCTGGTACCACCATGGTGGGGAAGTTAAGGAGCAGGGGCCGGAAAGGTCTGGGCTTGAGGTGGAGGGCAGAGGGACCAGATTAAGCATCTTCAGAGGAAAATGTAGGGTTTGCCTTTGCCTTTGCTTCCAGAGAAGGACAGAGTTCTTCATCATAGACTTCCAGCCTGAGAGCAGGACCATCCAGCTGAGGTCCACCCAGCTCACACATACATCCGCTCTCCAGGCACAGCCATTCTCAGTGCACACGTAAACCCCAAGCACGTGATCCACAGTGCTCCTCTCCTACACCCCCATTCCACAAGTAATGCACCCGATATTCCCAAACTCACACTCCTCGTAGTACACGCATCCTCCCACATCCCTCACATACCACAGCCCTCACCACCATACTCCACACCCCTGTATACAGACACCGCTCCAGTATCCCCCCACACGCAGATGAAAAGCCCACAGATGACACCAGATACACCACTCCATCCTACGGCCAGCAGACACCAAGCTCATGACACAGCTACGTCATGCAAATGTCCCTCTCTCATCTACCACACCTGCTCCCTCAGCTTCCAGCATGGCCCATGCatgttattatgtttttaatttcctttcccaGGAATCTGGAGATTACATCGAGACACTCCCCAGCCTAGAGCACCCCTAGCTCGGGTTCAGGAACAAGGGGAGACTGCTCCCCCACCACAGTGTGTCGCCTTCTCATCCGCTTCATCCAATAAGACCTCTCTGTATacaaacaaagaggaaagaggcaTGAAAATATACTACATGCGGGTGAAAACGATCAAGGGTGTAGCTGTCTCCTGGGAGACAGAGAAACCCTTGGGGTTGCTAGAAAAGCGGCCGAGGATAGAAGAAGTGACCCTTCCTGAGGATGTGCGGGTAGGTACTCCCTGCTCTGATGTGTCCACCAGGAACCTCCTGTCTGACAGTGAGCCCACTGGGGAGGAGAAAGAGTGTGAGGAAAGGGCAGAGCCATACAGCCCATCAGGGTCAGCTGCAGTCCAGGAGAGACCCAGGGCCAAGACACCGGACTGGCTGGTGACCATGGAGGCCGGCTTCAGGTGCATGGCCTGCTGCCGGGTGTTCCCCACCTTGGAGATCCTCCGGCAGCACGTGCGGTACGGCGTCCAGGAGGGCTTCAGCTGCCATGTCTTTCATCTCACCATGGCCCAGCTGATGGGCGATGTGGAATCCGAGAGCACCAccgaggaggaggtggaggaggaggagaagcaaggAGCAAAGGAGAATGAGGAGGAGCAGCCCACGGGGGAAGACCTCAGCCCGAGGAGACCGTGGAGCCAATGTCCAGGCTGCGTGCTTCATTCTCCGAAGGACAGGAAgtgagcaggggctggggctgtggAGGGAGCTGTACCTTCTCCGAGCCAGTCCCGTCTCTCCACCCCAGACTCATGCTTCCATAAGGGAGAGTTGGGGGCTTTAGCACCTCAGGGGGAACTGAAGGGGAGATAACCGGCTCCCGTGCTTCTGGCCCAGTCATGTAATAATAAAGTCATGACTGTAAGTGGGAATTTATCCTGAGCTTTTCAGCTTCCACAGGAAATTCTCTTTAGCTAAgaagtgtttttctctcttttgatttccacacAGCAACTGAGATTCATGGGACAAGATCCTAGAAGACGGTGTGGCCTTCTGTTGGAAGAGGTAAGGCTTGAGGCTGGCACAGTCTTCTGAGCCTATGTCACGAGGGCCCAGAGGAGTGTAAGGGAAGGGGCCGCAGAGATGTGCTGGTTTATCTAATGGCTCTGCAGTTGCATCAACTTGGGACACACCCAGCACTTCCAAAGGAATTGACCTCTGTTGACTTAAACAAGAATGTGGAGCGTTTTGACTAGGAGTTTTCTCAGGGTCTGCATGATGGACCTCAGCTCTAAGAGGACGTACTGCCAGCAGCTCCTTCTCGGCAGAGAGAGCCAGGGGTGGTCTGAAGAGAGGACAGGGGGCCTCGCAGGACCAGAAGTTTGAGGTCTGAGAGCCTGTGGCCTGAGCTGAGATCTCACCCTGACCAGTGTACCTAGCCTTCTGGGACAAAGGGAAATGTGAAAGGGAGTCAGGTGGAAATGAGGTCCCCCGAGATATGGAAATGTTCCAGAACCTTCGTTGTGCGGTAGTTGATCTGGAGCCAAGCTCACTGTGGTGTGTGTGGCTCTGAGCTTTAAGGCAACGCTGGAGGGTAACCCCGACCAGCAGAGCTTATACTGCTTCTTGTCTCTTCCTGTTCTGCCTCATTTGTTTTATCCCTTCCAGGGAGAAGAAAGGACCCTCGGGATAGTAGTAGCAGACAGAGTGCCAGTGGTCTGAAGGAGGATGAAGGGCCCAGCACTCAGTCTAACATCATATGACAGTATAAATATCATAGGCAATAAAGGGCATTTTCCAAACCTTTCCTGGATGtttcatttaattacatttatctATCTATGCATCTATCTATCAGTCATCTACATCTGTATCTTCCAGGGTTCGTGAACAAGCTTTCACATAAGCACTAGGGACGTCCACCAGCATTTTCCAGAAGGAGGCCTGGAAATTGCTGGGGACTTCTCACAAATAGGGAATGGCCACAACCCTTGCCACACAGACTATGTGCGTGGCCCTCCTGACTTACTCCCACTCACTCTGTGAATTGCCCGAGGTCTGAGATGGGGGTGCTGGCTGGAGGCAATGATCACGTGCAGGCTGGATCTCCTCCAGATTCTGATTCTCTTCCTGGGCATGTCGTCCTCAAGCACAGTTTCCATGTCCCTGGCCACACTGATCTCTCTCCttcagtccttccctccctccctctcctgcctcctaGTGCAGAGAATACTTTTTACATTTGAgatgagatttattttttgttcacaGAATTCTCACCTGTTCTAGTGTGGCCTCCGTTTTTAACATTCCAAAGCtgagaagtttctttttttctccctcatttctgCTGAGTCTTTACCTTCCTAATGCAGTGAACTCAGAGTGCCTAGCTGACTggatgggggaaaaaatccagggagcaaagagaaataataaaaaatgtatcagttaatttttcatagtgttatccaactatatatttttaaaaattaggaataatATTAGGAATATTCTCTttataaaaaactgaattattgggcttccctggtggcgcagtggttaagaatctgcctgcaaatgcaggggacatgggttcgagccctggtctgggaagatcccacatgctgcagagcaactaagcccgtgcaccacagctactgagcctgcgctctagagcccccatgccacaactactgagtccccgtgccacaactactgaagcctgcatgcctagagcttgtgctctgcaacaagagaagccactgcaatgggaagcccgtgcaccacagtgaagagtagcccccgctcactgcaactagagaatgcccgctagcagcaacaaagacccaaagcagccaaaaatcaataaattaatttaaaaaaacaattattttaaagggTACAATGTATAAAAGTACAATAAAAGTCCCCCTTCATAACCCCCCAACCCCACTGTCAAGACTACTTCCTTTTGTAGAGATTATTGATCACTAGCtgtctgatttcaagacttttGGTCCATGAATTTACATATGTAGGTGCTTTATATGTGATTTATAGCTTTATAGAGATTTTTTATTNNNNNNNNNNNNNNNNNNNNNNNNNNNNNNNNNNNNNNNNNNNNNNNNNNNNNNNNNNNNNNNNNNNNNNNNNNNNNNNNNNNNNNNNNNNNNNNNNNNNAGTGCCTAGCTGACTggatgggggaaaaaatccagggagcaaagagaaataataaaaaatatatcagttaatttttcatagtgttatccaactatatatttttaaaaattaggaataatATTAGGAATATTCTCTttataaaaaactgaattattgggcttccctggtggcgcagtggttaagaatctgcctgcaaatgcaggggacatgggttcgagccctggtctgggaagatcccacatgctgcagagcaactaagcccgtgcaccacagctactgagcctgcgctctagagcccccatgccacaactactgagcccccgtgccacaactactgaagcctgcatgcctagagcttgtgctctgcaacaagagaagccactgcaatgggaagcccgtgcaccacagtgaagagtagcccccgctcactgca from Balaenoptera musculus isolate JJ_BM4_2016_0621 chromosome 3, mBalMus1.pri.v3, whole genome shotgun sequence encodes the following:
- the FAM170A gene encoding protein FAM170A isoform X2; translated protein: MRRRQKRKHLESEESQETAEKGGGISKSQEDPARLGSPVVAQGCSPGAGEVSSASEYLCASSPRKLIRGGIWRLHRDTPQPRAPLARVQEQGETAPPPQCVAFSSASSNKTSLYTNKEERGMKIYYMRVKTIKGVAVSWETEKPLGLLEKRPRIEEVTLPEDVRVGTPCSDVSTRNLLSDSEPTGEEKECEERAEPYSPSGSAAVQERPRAKTPDWLVTMEAGFRCMACCRVFPTLEILRQHVRYGVQEGFSCHVFHLTMAQLMGDVESESTTEEEVEEEEKQGAKENEEEQPTGEDLSPRRPWSQCPGCVLHSPKDRNN
- the FAM170A gene encoding protein FAM170A isoform X1; the encoded protein is MRRRQKRKHLESEESQETAEKGGGISKSQEDPARLGSPVVAQGCSPGAGEVSSASEYLCASSPRKLIRGGIWRLHRDTPQPRAPLARVQEQGETAPPPQCVAFSSASSNKTSLYTNKEERGMKIYYMRVKTIKGVAVSWETEKPLGLLEKRPRIEEVTLPEDVRVGTPCSDVSTRNLLSDSEPTGEEKECEERAEPYSPSGSAAVQERPRAKTPDWLVTMEAGFRCMACCRVFPTLEILRQHVRYGVQEGFSCHVFHLTMAQLMGDVESESTTEEEVEEEEKQGAKENEEEQPTGEDLSPRRPWSQCPGCVLHSPKDRKFPHSN